CCCCACTCCCCCACTATACTTCCCCCATCTGATTCCCCTCGTCTCAATTCCCCCTTTGGGAGGGCTTATGGCTATCGGCACAGGCTTAACAAAACACAAGGCCTATCTGGAACAAAACAAAGACCGCCACATCAAGCGTATCCAGAAGGCCGTCCAGCAGCCCAGCGTCTCCACCGAAGACCTCGGCGTCCGCGAGTGCGCCCAAATCCTCCACGAGATGCACAAAGAGGTCGGCTTCCAGGAGGCCGAAATCATCCAGACCCCCGGCCTCCCCGGCCTCTGGTCCTACTACGACGCCAAGAAGCCCAAGACCATCGTCGTCTATGGCAACTTCGATACCCGCCCCGTCCTGCCCCACGAAAAATGGGACATACCCCCCTACAGCGGCGCCGTCGCCTCTATGGGCGGCTTCTCCAAAGTCCTCGTCGGTCGCGGCAGCTATTCCTACAAAGGCCCCTACGTCGCCTGGCTCAACGCCATCGAATCTATGCTGGCCGTCGATGGCACCCTCCCCGTCAACGTCATGACCCTCCTGGAGGGCGACGAGATCCTCGGCAGCCCCTACTACCGCGACATGTACAACAAGTACAAACCGCGCATGGGCAAAGTCACCGCCAGCTTCAGCCCCGGCGCCTCCCAGGACGCCTCGGGCCGCGTCGGCATGAGCATGGGCTCCAAGGGCATGATCTACGCCGACCTCATCGCCAGCGGCGCCAAGTGGGGACGAGGCCCCCAGGGCGGTCCCCTCCACGGCATGACCAAGTCCGTCATCGACTCCCCCGTCTGGCGCCTCGTCCACGCCCTCTCCACCCTCACCGAGCCTGACGGCAATCGCATCGTCGTCAAAGGCTTCTACGACGCCCTCAAGCCTCCCACCGCCGCCGAAAAGAAGGCTGTCCAGGAATATATCCAGTCCATCGGCGGCGGCGACTGGAAAAAAGTCCTCGCCGGCGTCGCCGCGGCCAAAGTCCCCGCCGGTGACCTGCCGGAAGAGCAGACCATCCTCAACTACTACTTCGGCCCCAGCCTCAACATCAACGGCATCAAGGGCGGCTTCACCGGCCCGGGCACCCTCCCCTTCAGCCTTCCCCACCAGGCCTCCGCCCGCTTCGATATTCGCGTCCCCCGAGGCTACAAAGTCCAGAACGTGATTAAGCTCATCCGCGACCACCTGGACGCCAAAGGCTACTCTGACGTCGAATTCAAGGTCATGGGCGCCTTCGACCCCTCCAACGTCGACCCCAACAGTGACCTGGTCCGCTCCATCAAGCGCGCCTTCCAGACCATGGGCGTCCCCCTGGTCACCGCCCCATGCAGCGGCGGCGGCGGCCCCTGGTCTATCTTCGCCACCGACCTCGGCGTCCCCATGGTACGCAGCGTCGGCGTCGGCGGGGGCGGAGGCACCGGCGGCCCCAACGAGTTCCTGGTCATCGACGGCAATGACAAGGTGGGCGGCCTCGTCGAATGCGAGCTGTCCCATATCCACATGCTCAAGTCCTACGCCGAGGAGGCCTAAACTAGACTTGCACAAAGAATCTCGTCTTCTACCTATTCTGGAGAGTGGTGCTGGGGTCTGGTTCTCCCCCTTCGGCCTGGAAGGCGAAGGGGGAGTTAGAGGGGGTTGTGGTAACTTATTTTCTCTTCCCCTTCCAGCAGGCTGTACTCAGTCCCGATGCAGTCGGGAAAGGGGCTAGGGGATGGTATCCCGATTAATGATAGAAACCACTTTTTGTGCAAAGGCGGTCTAACTATGAACCGACAGGAACTTATCAAGCTTATCGAAGGCGAATTTTCCGAGCAGCGCGCCTACGATTCCGCCTGCGACATCACCCAGTTCTACCGCGCTCCCGGCGGCGAGGGCTACCACCGCGCCACCGACTACACCGCCGGGCTCCTGCGCCAGACCAAGGCCGACAAGGTCTGGGTGGAGCGTTACCCACTGGACGGCGAGACCAAGTTCCTCGGCCAGCTTATGCCCGTGGCCTGGGAGCCTTACAGCGCCGAGCTTCGCGTCGGCTCCGCCCAGGGCAAGCTCCTGGTCTCCTACGAAAACGCCTACTCTTGCCTCCCCTGGTGGACACCTCCCACCCCCAAGGGCGGCGTCACCCTGGAAGTCATCGACGTCGGTACCGGTGAGCGCCCCGAGGACTATAAAAAGCAGAACGTAAAGGGCAAAGTCGTCCTCATCCGCAGCACCACCCGCCCCAACGCCTTCGCCCACGCCTGCACCCTCGCCACCGAAGCCGGTGTCGCCGGCATGATCACCGACTGCCTCCTCTACCAGACGGCCCCCTTCCGCACCCGCGAGTCCCTCCCCAACGCCGTCCAACTTCTACGCATGCCCAGCCAGCAGTACAACCGCGCCTGGGCGATAGTCGTCGACTACAACGCCGCCGAACACCTGGCCTCCCTCATCAAGAAGGGCAAGACCGAGGTCTTCGTCGATATCCAGTGCCGCTCCTTCAAGGGCGAAGCCCAGAATCTCTTCGCCGATATCAAGGGCACCGACAAGTCCGACGAGTACGTTATGTACTTCTGCCACTCCACCGCCGGCACCCGGCCCGGCGCCAACTGCGCCTCCGGCCCCGCCATGCTGGCCGAAATGGCCCGCACCATCTCCTCCCTCATCACCAAGCGCAAGATCGCCCGGCCCAAGCGGACAATTCGTTTCCTGGCCAACGTGGAAGGCCACGGCAGCAAGAACTACATCCAGAACCACCGCAAGGAGCTGGACAAGACTATCGCCATCGTCGGCCTCGACAGCGTCGGCCACGACCAGCGCAAGCTCAAGTCCGCCCTCCTCTACTATCGCGCCCCCGACTCCGTCCCCACTTTCGTCAACGACTTCTTCAACGGCGTCATCGAGGACACCCCCAAGGAGACTCGATGGGTCTTCCACACCGCCAACACAATCCCCTTCGTCAACCTTCTGGAACACCCCTACACCCCCTGGAGCGACAACCACTACTACCCCGCCTTCGGTGTCCCCGCCGCCCTCTTCATGTCTTGGCCCGACCTCTACTTCCACACCAGTCTCCTTACCCCCGACAACCTGGACCCCCAGGTCTTCCGGCGATGCGGCATCGTCACCACCCTCGCCGCCATCGAGCTGGCCAACGCCGGCCCCGGGGAGGCCGCCGGCATCATGCGTGAGGTCTCGGCCCGCAGCCAGTTCCGCATCGCCAACATGGCCCGTCAAGCCAAAGGCACCCCAGACGAGCCACGTGTCAAGCGCCGCATCGAAATCCTTGCCCAGCGCGACCAGGAGGCCGTCGCCTCCGCCCTCGTCCTCGCCGACGCCTCCGAGCGTAAGGCCCACCCCGAGTTGCAAAAGGTCAAGACCGCCGCCCAGAAGCAAATCGCCGCCGCCGCCGCCGACGCCTCCGGCCTGCTGAAAGCTGGCCGCGCCCAGAAATTCGCCGCCGGCAACGTCGTACCCAAACGCACCTCTGAGCGCAACCCCCCCGGCCTCGCCGGCACCGAATACTGGGACCTCTACAAGATGTCGGAAGAAATGCACGCCCGCGACCCCAAGATGCACTACGACTCCCTCCGCATCATCGCCGATGAAATCTGGAACTTCTCCGACGGCCAGCGCACCGTCAACGACATCGCCGAGTCCATCGCCGCCGAGTTTGACTTCGACCTGGAACCCCGCCACGTCCTCAAACTCATCCAGGGCCTGGAAAAGCGAGGCTATATCAAACTCAGCAAAGCCTAGCAGCCGCCCACCCATCGTCATTCCGGCGGAAGCCATCTCCCACCCAGGGTGGTTAATTCATCCCTTCTCTCCCTCACGGATGGGCTGGGACAGGGTTTGGTTCTCCCCCTTCGGCCTGGAAGGCGAAGGGGGAGTTAGAGGGGGTTGTGGTATATCTTTTTATTTCCCTCTTCTCCCGTAGTCGGGAGAAGAGGGCTGCAAGCTCGCCGTGGCGAGATAAAGGGTGATGAGGGTCCCTCGCCTGCCTACAGCGTCGGCCAATCAAACTAAGGCCAGCAACAAAACAAAGGTCCGTCATCCTGAGCGAAGCGAAGGATCTATGCCCAAATTCAACGCCTGCATCATAGACTTTCCACACCCATCCCTCCCAAGCAACAAGGAGGGGCCATGGTCAACCACGGCCCCTCCTTTATCCCAGAACCTCAGGCTCTAATTTGTAACCCTTATCTCCCCCCTCATCGAATCATGCCGCTCGCAGAAGTAACTCATCGTCCCCGCCTGCGTCGGCGTGTACGAAAACGTTCCGCTCGCGTTCATCAGTCCCGAGGCAAACGCCCCGCCCTTGGCCCCGGGCATTCCATGCGTCACCGTATGCTCAACGCTATCCTTATTCGTCCACGTCACCTTCGTCCCCACCTTCACCTCCACCGGCGATGGGTCGAACCTGAACTGCTGTATATTCACCGACCCCGCGCTGGGCGCCATCGCCGTCGGTGTCATCCCCGGCGTGCTTCCTGGCGTCATCGAGCCGCTGTCGGCAAACTTCTCCGGGAACTGCTTCACGATAGCCGATGCCAGCGGGTCCGCGATGTGCGGCATGTGCGCGGCGGCCTCCCTCAGATACCCGAAGCTCTTGGTGTCCCCAGCTGCCTGCGCATCGATAGCCTTCGTCAGCGTCGTTACGTGAGGCACCAGGAGCTGCGCCACCGCTCCCACGGGCAAGTTCGGGTTCGCGCCGCTCAGGAAGGCATCAAAGTCCTTGGCGTAAGCCGTCAGGTCCGCCACCGCCTTGTCCTTCTTAGTCTGGTCTTTACCAGCGGCCCCCTGGGTGTAGTCGACAAAAAACCCGATGTGCTTCCTCCACAAGGGCAGGAACGCCGACTCCGCCGCAGTCCCATACACGGAACCAATGGCTTTGGACAGCGCCACCGAGTTCATGTCCAGCGCGCCCGCCGCGGCCTGGAACTCGGCAGTTCGACCGCCCGTAGCCGCCCCCGTCGCCATCCCTGCCAGGTAAACGTGCTCTTGCAGCGTCGCGTTCAAGGCTGCTCTCAAACCCGCCGCCTTGGAGTCCGA
The nucleotide sequence above comes from SAR202 cluster bacterium. Encoded proteins:
- a CDS encoding M20/M25/M40 family metallo-hydrolase, coding for MAIGTGLTKHKAYLEQNKDRHIKRIQKAVQQPSVSTEDLGVRECAQILHEMHKEVGFQEAEIIQTPGLPGLWSYYDAKKPKTIVVYGNFDTRPVLPHEKWDIPPYSGAVASMGGFSKVLVGRGSYSYKGPYVAWLNAIESMLAVDGTLPVNVMTLLEGDEILGSPYYRDMYNKYKPRMGKVTASFSPGASQDASGRVGMSMGSKGMIYADLIASGAKWGRGPQGGPLHGMTKSVIDSPVWRLVHALSTLTEPDGNRIVVKGFYDALKPPTAAEKKAVQEYIQSIGGGDWKKVLAGVAAAKVPAGDLPEEQTILNYYFGPSLNINGIKGGFTGPGTLPFSLPHQASARFDIRVPRGYKVQNVIKLIRDHLDAKGYSDVEFKVMGAFDPSNVDPNSDLVRSIKRAFQTMGVPLVTAPCSGGGGPWSIFATDLGVPMVRSVGVGGGGGTGGPNEFLVIDGNDKVGGLVECELSHIHMLKSYAEEA
- a CDS encoding copper amine oxidase N-terminal domain-containing protein; translated protein: MDLMRNRRVKKGFPLIRGWLSWQHLLALGALLGVLLIAACGDDAAPAATSTATAPAPTATSTPRPVTPTPTHTHTPAMPAATSDTPAAALRVALTNLLQEHVYLAGMATGAAIGGRTGEFTAAAEALDQNSIALSKAIGSVYGKPAEDAFLPLWRKHIGFFVDYTQGAAAKDQTKKDKAVADLTAYAKDFDAFLTGANPNLPKGAVAQLLGPHVTTLTKAIDAQAAGDAKAFDLLRMASEHMPHIADPLAAAIVRQFPDKFAGASDSKAAGLRAALNATLQEHVYLAGMATGAATGGRTAEFQAAAGALDMNSVALSKAIGSVYGTAAESAFLPLWRKHIGFFVDYTQGAAGKDQTKKDKAVADLTAYAKDFDAFLSGANPNLPVGAVAQLLVPHVTTLTKAIDAQAAGDTKSFGYLREAAAHMPHIADPLASAIVKQFPEKFADSGSMTPGSTPGMTPTAMAPSAGSVNIQQFRFDPSPVEVKVGTKVTWTNKDSVEHTVTHGMPGAKGGAFASGLMNASGTFSYTPTQAGTMSYFCERHDSMRGEIRVTN